From Mailhella massiliensis:
CTGCACGATGCGCTCATTGAGTGCTTCGTTGAGCAGACCGTCGAGCGTCATAAACGCCTCGGCAACACTGAACTCCTCGAGGCGTTTCTCGATGCTAAACGCCTCGAGGGTTGTTCTGGTCGTTCTCTTAAGTACTACCGGAGTACGCTTGTGAGGTTTGTGGGCACGCTCGACAGTTCTCTCGTGCTGGCTACAACCGAGCAGATCCGCTCATATCTGGGCGGTTATGGAGAAAAGAGCGGCGCTGGTAACGTGACAATCGACAACGTTAGGCGCATCATATCGAGTTTTTTCTCATGGCTTGAAGCGGAGGATTATATCTATAAGAGCCCCGCTCGCCGAATTAAGAAGATTCGAACGGTAAAGACAGTAAAAGAGACTTATTCCGATGAAGTAATTGAGCTGATGCGTGATGGCTGCACGACAAAGCGCGACCTCGCAATTGTCGACTTACTGTCATCAACGGGTATTCGCGTGGGAGAGTTAGTGAACCTCGACCGTGAGGACATCGACTTCGAGGCAAGAGAGTGCATCGTTTTGGGAAAAGGCGGAAAGGAGCGTCGCGTCTACTTTGATGCACGAACGAAGCTTCATTTAGTCGAGTATCTTGCGGAGCGCAACGATGATAATCCGGCTCTGTTCGTCTCGCTCTGCAATCCTAATAGAAGGCTGCAAATTAGCGGGGTGGAGATACGGCTTCGCGAATTAGGACGGCGTCTGGGCATTTGTCGTGTCCATCCCCATAAGTTTAGGAGGACGCTTGCAACGCGCGCTATTGATAAAGGCATGCCCATCGAACAGGTTCAAGTGCTGCTAGGGCATCAAAAGATCGATACGACGCTCAGGTATGCAATGGTCGATCAGCGTAACGTTCGGATGTCGCATCGAAGGTACATCGCATAAAACAAACCCCCCTTTGCGGGGGAGGGTGCCCGCCGCGTGAGGCTGGGGGAGCTGATTTCCAAGGCGAAGGCTGAGCGCTGTGGGGATAGGTCGTTCCCAGTTCTATCGATGACCATGCACGATGGAATCATTGCGCAATCGGAGCGTTTCAAGAAGGCGATCGCTTCGAAAGATGTTAGCTCATACAAAGTCGTCTATCCTGGCCAGCTCGTTGTTGGCTTTCCAATAGATGAGGGCGTGATTAATGTTCAGGGGTTTGATGAGCCTGGAATCATGAGTCCCGCCTACAACATTTGGAATATTGACGCGAGTATTATCTTCCCGGACTACCTTGATCTTGCGCTGCACGGACCTGGCTGCATGGCATATTACGCTGACAAGATGAGGGGAACCACTGCTCGACGCCGCACCCTGACGTCAGATAGCCTAACTGCAATGAGCGTACCGCTTCCAGACATCAACCAACAGAAACATATCGTTGGTATCTTCGATGCCGTCAGAGTACAGATGAATGCGTGCCGCCATCAGCTCTCTCTACTCGACGATCTGGTCAAATCCCGCTTTGTCGAGATGTTCGGGGATCCTGCTGCCTCGCCAAAATTCGAAACATGCCGAGTCGAGGATATTGCGGACGTGTTTGTTGGCGTCGTAGTTAAGCCGAAACAGTATTATGCGGATGATTCGAAAAACGCTGTAAAAGCTTTTCGTTCGCTTAACGTTGGGGAGATGCACATTCGCGATAACGATTGGGTCTATTTCACCCAAGAGGGCAATCAAGCAGCTTCGAAATCCATTCTAAAGAGTGGGGACATATTGATTGTTAGATCAGGGTATCCCGGAACTTCGTGTATCGTTTCTTCTGAATATGAGGGATGCAATGCCATTGACTTAATCATAGCCAGAATTAAAGATGACGGAGTACTACCCGAGTTTCTTGCGGCGTTTAACAACAGCACCCGTATGAAGGATTTGATTGAGCGAATGTCCGTTGGATCCGCACAGAAGCATTTCAATGTCGGATTCTATAAACAAGTTGAGATTCCTTTGCCGCCGATTGAAATTCAGAGGGAATACTTGGCATTCCAGCACCGAGTCGACAAATCGCGGTTTGTCGTTCAACAACAGGTGGTTAAGTATAATGACGTTATTGCATCCAGTGGAATTGCGATTATCGGGCGGGACGAGTTGGTATGAACTTCGATTTCCTCAAACGAGAAGATGGCTACTATAGCCTCTTTGCGGATGCCTGTATCGAAGCGGAGAGGGTTTTCTCTACGTCGCCCGCCATGTGTGCTGTCGGTTGCCGTAAGGCGCTTGAGCTC
This genomic window contains:
- a CDS encoding restriction endonuclease subunit S, which codes for MTMHDGIIAQSERFKKAIASKDVSSYKVVYPGQLVVGFPIDEGVINVQGFDEPGIMSPAYNIWNIDASIIFPDYLDLALHGPGCMAYYADKMRGTTARRRTLTSDSLTAMSVPLPDINQQKHIVGIFDAVRVQMNACRHQLSLLDDLVKSRFVEMFGDPAASPKFETCRVEDIADVFVGVVVKPKQYYADDSKNAVKAFRSLNVGEMHIRDNDWVYFTQEGNQAASKSILKSGDILIVRSGYPGTSCIVSSEYEGCNAIDLIIARIKDDGVLPEFLAAFNNSTRMKDLIERMSVGSAQKHFNVGFYKQVEIPLPPIEIQREYLAFQHRVDKSRFVVQQQVVKYNDVIASSGIAIIGRDELV
- the xerA gene encoding site-specific tyrosine recombinase/integron integrase, whose amino-acid sequence is MLSVSDAVRQVERMMVTTLDGTQMRRLHDALIECFVEQTVERHKRLGNTELLEAFLDAKRLEGCSGRSLKYYRSTLVRFVGTLDSSLVLATTEQIRSYLGGYGEKSGAGNVTIDNVRRIISSFFSWLEAEDYIYKSPARRIKKIRTVKTVKETYSDEVIELMRDGCTTKRDLAIVDLLSSTGIRVGELVNLDREDIDFEARECIVLGKGGKERRVYFDARTKLHLVEYLAERNDDNPALFVSLCNPNRRLQISGVEIRLRELGRRLGICRVHPHKFRRTLATRAIDKGMPIEQVQVLLGHQKIDTTLRYAMVDQRNVRMSHRRYIA